In Dermacentor variabilis isolate Ectoservices chromosome 11, ASM5094787v1, whole genome shotgun sequence, one genomic interval encodes:
- the LOC142564418 gene encoding uncharacterized protein LOC142564418, giving the protein MAQQSQGCRQTSGTTLSCAEFQRRVMTNLNIVRHNQAEIIQMLTVGLQRNSAPDSETSKTPEPVLRCPLDSVREVLDFIEELTEGKSEALVLDLMGYGTKTLNTTIKSVLAYIMSDQAAPEFSMDGRKGKVRFRDLKLVKVLFSAARRTRHHKDGTIDDVLYHIKEWLRRAKERCAATSKKD; this is encoded by the exons ATGGCGCAACAATCCCAAG GTTGTCGACAAACCTCGGGGACAACCCTGAGCTGTGCCG AGTTTCAGCGGCGGGTCATGACCAATTTAAACATCGTAAGGCACAATCAGGCTGAAATTATACAGATGCTGACAGTAGGCCTACAAAGAAATAGTGCTCCAGATTCAGAAACTTCGAAGACTCCTGAGCCAGTGCTGCGCTGCCCACTTGACAGCGTGCGAGAAGTCCTCGATTTCATTGAAGAACTGACTGAAGGAAAAAGTGAAGCTCTG GTTCTGGACCTTATGGGTTATGGAACAAAAACCCTTAATACAACTATTAAGTCAGTGCTGGCGTATATAATGAGTGATCAGGCTGCGCCTGAATTTAGTATGGACGGCCGCAAAGGCAAGGTGCGATTTAGGGACCTGAAGCTCGTCAAAGTTCTGTTCT CGGCTGCTCGGCGGACACGCCACCACAAAGACGGCACAATAGACGACGTGCTCTACCACATAAAGGAGTGGCTACGCAGggcaaaagaaaggtgtgcagCCACTTCGAAGAAAGACTAA